One Ferribacterium limneticum genomic window, AGTTTTCAACTGCCGGTTATTGGCAGGAGTCGATGAAGTGGAGCACAAACACGACTGCGCAACGCTATCGTCGGTTTGACGTGCGCCTTGGTTATCCCTTCCGGTCGGGCAGCTTGGCGGGAGAGATTGCCCTGACCGTACAAAGCCTTAATGGCGCACACAACGAGTACAAAGCGCCAAATCCCGACGATACAAATCCGAATCCGGATGGACGCATCGTCGAACGCCGCCAGTGGGTCAGCCTGCGGCTTGATTTTTGATTCGCTGACGCCGTTCTAGGCAGAGCGCATGACTGCGCCCTCCAGCCAAACCTCGAAGGGTTCGCTCGGGGCGACAGCCTTGCCTTCGGCAAAGTCGATTCCCAGGCTGCGCAGTTGTTCGAGGGTGTCCAGATCGTCAACGCCATCGGCGATCGTATGGATATCCTGATCCGCGGTAATTTCCTGAACTGCTCTCAACAACGCGGTTGATGCGCGATTTCCGCCCAATTCGCGCGTCAGGCTGCGGCTCAGTTTGACGTAACTTGGCGTGATGCTGCGCAAGTGGGTGAATGACGACAACCCGCCGCCGAAATCGTCCAGCCCGATCTGGCAGCCGAGCGCGCGCATCTGGCGGGAAAACTCCATGGCCTGGCTGGTCAGGAGCGTTAGCGTGTCTTCGGAAAAAACGAAGCACAGTCGATTGCCGGGTAGATTGCGGCTGCTCAGGTTGCGCGTGATGAAGTCGACTGTGTCGCGGTTGCCGACTGAGGCGCGGGAAAGCGGGACAAGGCAATGCAGCAGCTTCTGCTGATTCTTGGCACGTGCCAGGGCGGCGATGGCGGTTTCGATCAGGCGCTGGTCGATGGCGGGCGCGAGGTCATAGCGTTCGGCCGCGTCGCTCAGGGCGGACAGGGTGACTGGCGGCTGGCCCGGCTCGTTGAGTCGGGCCGTAAGCTCAACGAGATGGCTGCCCGACGGATGCTGGAGGGCGCGTAGCGGCATGGCTTCGACCAGGAGCCTGTCATCGGCCAGGGCGTTGGCAATTCGACTCGCCCAGTTGCTGGTTTCCTGACGACGGTCCGGGCTCAGTTGCGCTTCCTGCTCGCAAACGCGGTTGCGGCCGCTTTCCTTGGCGCGATGGCAGGCGGCATCGCCGGCGGCGAGCACTTCGTTGATGTTGCGAACCTTGCGGTTGACCGTAGTCAGCCCGATGCTGGTGCCGATGGCAAAAACCTTGTCCTGCCAGATAAAACGATAGGCGGCGGCCAGTCCGCAGATATCTTCTGCCACCTGGTTGGCGCGCGGCCCGCTGCAATTGGCCAGCATGATGCTGAATTCATCGCCACCGAGACGGGCCAGCGTATCTTCTTCGCGCAGCCGCCCCTGAAAGAGCAGGGACATCTGGCGGAGCAGTTCGTCACCGGCCAGGTAGCCACAGTTATCGTTGACCTGCTTGAAACGGTCGAGGTCGAGAAAGAGTACCGCGAATTCCTCGCCGCCGGCCTGGACGCTGGCCAGCGCTTTCTCCAGCCGGTGTTCGAATTCACGCCGGTTGAGCAGGCCGGTCAGCGCATCGTGTCTGGCTTGGAAGGCGAGTTGGGCGGTGGCTTCCTCGATGCGGGATTGCATCGAAAAATGCACCTCTTCGATGTGCGCGGCCATTTCGTTGAAACCGTTTTCGAGGATGCCTATTTCACCGCTTGTGTTGGCGGGAACTCGCGTGTCGAGGCGGCCGGACGACATGCCGTGTATGGCCTGGACCAGGCGCATGACCGGCCGGGCAAGATTGTCGGCCATGGCGATGGCGAGCGCCGCCAGAATGAGCAGGCCGGACAGTACGATCATCAGCCCGCGCTGGAGCAATTGACGCTGTCGGTTGGCCAGTTCGGTCTTGTCGAATTCGACAAAAACGTGGCCGATGATTTCCGGGGGAAGTGCCTTGCTGCCGACGCTCGGCTCGAACAGTACGTCGGATTCACTGATCGAGCGTTTGACTGGAGCGCCAAAAGCAATCCAGTGCTCGGTTTCGCCGATCTGCGTGGGTTCGCTCATGGTGCGCCGCAGTTCATCGGCAGCCAGCGAGACGCGACCGCTGACGGCGATGGTTCGGCCCTTCTGGTTGACGATGACGGCCGCCTTGACCCCCGATTCCTGGACCGTTGCCTGGGCGAGACCATGCAAGCTTTCGAGCTGCCCGGCAATGATGCCGTACTCGCTGACAGGCGCCAGATAGCGGACGGTGGCCATTCCCTTGGCCTGCAGTTCGCCCTCGAGTGTGCGGATGCCGCTGTAGGTGAAATAGCCGACGAGCACGATGGCGATCAGCGCGCTGGGCAGCAGCGTCAGCAACAGCAGGCGGTGGCGTAGGGTAAGGTGGCTCATCGGGCCTCCCTGTCGGTGACCATGGCACGCCGGATAGCGGCCTCATCGGAAATGTTGAGGCCCAATGACTGAGCGACATTGCCGTTGATGGCGATGGCGAACTGACTGGGGGCGGCCGGCAGTGGCAAGTTGGTGCCATGGGCGACAATCGTGTCGGCCGTCTGGCGGGCGATCTGGGCGGGCGTGCTGTGCAGCGCGGCGAGGGCGCCGGCGTTGACGAAGGCGGGGGAATAGCCAATGACCGGCCGCTGGTAGCGGAAGGCCGTGATCAGGATGGGCTTGATGTTGTTGCGATGGTAAATCTTGCTGTCGGGAACGGCGATCAGGACATTGACCCGGCCAAGCAGTGAATTGAGCGCTGGCAGCAGCGTATGTTCGGTGTCGGCATCTTCGCTGTCCAGCGTCAGGCCGGCGCTGCTGAAAGCCTGGCGGTACTGCCCGGCGACATTTCTCGTTTCATTGCTGACGAGCATCCCGGTCCGTTTCAGGCCGGGGAGCAGATGATTGATAAATGCGGCCTGACGCGCTGCTGGCTGGTCGAGGTAGATGGCGGTGATACGACCGGGACGACGGAATTCGGCGAGTATTTTTTCGTAACTTTGCCGGGGCAGCAGGGTGGCGATGATCGGCGGGTTGTCGCTCCGGCCCAGCGTTTTGCGCAAGGCATCGCTGCCGACAGTAACGACCAGTTCGGCCTGTCCGGCCAAGGGCGGGATCGCTTCGGCTTGATGTCTGGCCGAAATGCTCCAGGTCGTGCCAGCCAACGCCTCTTCCAGCGTCGAGGAGAAGTCGGCGTAGGCGCCTCCGCGATCGCTCAGAACGAGCGCAATACTGCCTCCCCAGGCCGGCAGGACTAGCGAAAACAGGGAGATGAGCGCAAAAAGGACAGACCGCAGCATTGTCCGCATATTGCCTTAGCGACTATGCCAAAGCAATTGTGGTTTTGCACAATTCAGGGACTTTTGATGAAATTTCTGATCTGTTCCGTGATATTCGTCACGGGCATGGCAAAGGCGAATTTCTTGATGAACGCGCCATCCGGGCCGAGCAGGATCATGCCGGCGGAATGGTCGACCGCATAGCGGTCCGGCGCGGTGCCCGGTTCACGTACTTTGGCGTAGCGGATTTTGAAGTTGTCGGCGGCGCGGCGGACGAGGGCCGGCGAGGCGGTCAGGCCGAGAATACGGGGGTCGAAAAATTCGGTGTAGGTTTTGAGGATCTTGCCGGTGTCACGTTCCGGGTCGACCGAAATGAAGATCGGCTGGACACGGCCGGCATCCTCACCCAGTTGCTTGAGGATTTCGGCCATCTCGACGAGCGTGGTCGGGCAGATGTCGGGGCAGTAGGTGTAGCCGAAGGCGATGAGCTGGAAGCGGCCGCGGAAATCCTCGCTGGTGATGGAGCGGCCGTTCGGGTCTTGCAGCAGGTAGCGCGGGATGATTTCGGCGCTCGCCTCGTTGAGTAGCTCAAGGCTGTGGGTGGCCTGGGCGAAAGCCGGGCCGGCACAGAGCAGGGCGAGGAGTAGCGCGCCGCGGCGGATCATTTGGGCGCCGGGAAGCTGGCCTGCAGTTGCTTTTCGGCGGCGGCCATATTGCTGGCCAGTGTTGCCGCATCGGGGCAGGTGGCGCCCTTGCCTTGCTCCAGATAGGCTGCGTTGGTGGCGTTTTCAAAAACTTCGCCGTAGCCGCGGGTCTTCGGGGCGATGGTGATCACGGCGTTGCGGGCGCGGGCGACCAGGGCCGGCTGCTGGCAGGCAAGGGCGATGCCGTTGAGGCGGCCGATGGCTTCGACGGCGGCGCTGCCCTCATCGGCGGCCAGGCTGTGGTTGACGATGGCGCACAGGGTCAGGGCGAGCAGTGGGGCAAAAATTTTCATGGCGCGAGTCCTCTGGATTGAAGGACGATTATAGGGAAGGCGCCGGGGCAGACCTTTTCACAGATCAAAAATGGCGAGCAATTGTGGCAGGCCTTCGCTGATCGCCACCGGACCGGGAGTCAGGATGATGGCTGATTTGATTTCATGCATGTTTTTCCGGTTGACCGCAGGAATGGCCTCCCAGCCGGGCCGGGCGGCGACGCGTTCGGGGCGGAAGTGCTTGCCGCACCAGGAGCCGATGATGATGTCTGGGGCGCGGGCGATGACGTCTTCCGGTGTCGGCCGGCGATCCTTGGCTAATGGCGAGCGGGCTTGTTGGGCGAAGATGTCTTCGCCGCCGGCGATTTCGATGAGTTCGGAGGCCCAGCGGATGCCGCTGATCAGCGGTTCGTCCCATTCCTCGAAATAGACGCGCGGCTTTTTGCCGGTTTTGGCGAAACGTTCGGCGGCGATGGCGCGGGCTTGTTCGATTTGCGCTTCCAGCCCGGCGACGATCTCCAGTGCCTTGGCCTCGGCGCCGACCAGTCGGCCAACCGTTTCAATCATGCCGAGAATGTCCTCGACACTGCGCGTGTTGAAGGCGTAAACCGGCACGCCGGCCTTGATCAAATCGCGTGAAATCTCGCTTTGCAGGTCGGAGAAGGTCAGCACGAGATCGGGCTGCGTCGCCAGAATCTTGTCGATGTCGCCGCTCGTGAAGGCGAAGACCTTGGGCTTTTCCTTGCGCGCCTCGGGTGGGCGTACGGTGTAGCCAGAAATGCCGACGATGCGGTCCTGCTCGCCGAGGGCGTAGAGCACTTCAACCGTTTCGGTGGTCAGGCAGACGATGCGTTGCGGCGTGCGGCTCATTTGGCCGGCCTCCGGCTGCGCGCGACGTCGAGATGGGCGCAGAGCTTTTCGGTACCGTCGAGGATGCGCGGCGTGTGGCGTTGCATGATGTCCGGGTTGATGTGGAACAGGTTGTCGCGTTTGACGGCGGTCATCCGCGTCCATTTGTCCCAGTCGTGCAGCCATTCCGGCTTGGCGTCGCCCATGCCGGTGGCGATGATGGCCTCGGGGTCGGCTTCGAGCACGGCTTCGACGGTGACGTTGGGCGCCATTTGCTTGAGATGGCCGAAAACGTTTTCGCCGCCGCAGATCTTGATGGCGTCGCTGATGATCTGCGGGCCGCCGACGGTCATCAGTGGCGTTTTCCAGATTTGGTAGAAGACGCGCACTTTCGGCTTGCTGGCATTGGCGACGCGCAAGCCTTCAAGGCGTTTGCGGAAACGCTCCGCCGTGGCGTTGGCGGCGGCTTCGGTGCCGGCCAGTTGACCGAGTCGTTCGAGCTGGTTGGCGATGTTGTCGATGGTGTTCGGTTGCGAAACATAGACGCTCAGGCCGAGCGCCCTGAGCTTGTTCACCTGCGTCATGTTATTGCCGCTTTCCCAGGCCAGCACGATGTCTGGTTTCAGCGCAGCGACGGCTTCGAGGTCGATGCGCGAATAGCCGCCGACGCGCGGCACTTTCTTCGCCTCCGGCGGGTAGTCGCTGTAATCGACGGTGCCGACCAGTTTGTCGCCGGCGCCGGCCGCGTAGAGGCTCTCGGCGGCATGCGGGGCGAGGGTGACGATGCGTTTGGCCGGCGTCCTGAGGCGGACTTCCTGGCCGGTATCGTCCTTGACGACGAGATCGGCGTGGGCGGCGGTGGAAATGAGTGTTGCCACGGTCAACCGGAAAAAAAGGCCGAATTTCAAATGTTTCTCCAGGCGGAAAGAGCATCGCTCAGGCGCAGCCAGCCGGCTTCGTCGCCGGGCAGGCCAAAACGCAGCAAGGGTTGCTGGTCGTAATGGCGGGTCAGGATGCCCTGGCGGGCGAGGGCGTCGTGCAACTCGGCCGAATGGGCGCTGGTCAGCGTGGCGAACAGGGCGGTCGATTTGACCTCGCCGAGCGGTGCCAGCATTTGGTGCAGACGTTCCCCGGCAGCGATCAGGCGGGGCCGGGCAGCGCCTTGCCAGGTGGTGTCCTGCAGCGCCAGCCGGGTCACTTCGCGGGCCGGGCCGCTCACCGTCCATGGTCCCATCGCCTCGTTCATGCGGTTCAGGATGTCCGGCGCGGCGAAGACGAACCCGACGCGCGCCCCGGCCAGCCCGAAGAACTTGCCGATCGAGCGCAGCACGATGAGATTGGGCGCATCGTCAGTGCCGGCCAGCGGGGTCAGGCTGTCTTCGGGCGTCGGGTCCATGAAGGCTTCGTCGATGATCAGCCAGCCGCCACGTTTCTTGAGTTGATGGGCGGCGTCGATGGCGATGTCGCGGGGATGACGGTCGGCCGTCGGATTGTTCGGGTTACAGAGCAGGACGTAGGGCGTCGCGACGGCCAGCGCGCGCGGCAGCATGGCATTCTGCAGGAAACGCACCTTGTGCCCGGCGCGCTGCCAGGCCTGCGGATGCTCGCTGTAAATTGGCGAAATGCAGGCCACCATGGCGCGCGGCAGCAGGGCCGGCAGCCAGTGGATGGCGGCTTGGGAACCGGCGACGGCCAACAGGTTGGCGTTGCCGTAATAGGCCGCAGCTGCGGCTTCCAGACCATCGTTTTCCTCGGGCAGGCGCTGCCAGGCTTCGGCGGATAAGGCCGGCACCGGCCAGCCTGCCGGGTTGATGCCAGTCGACAGATCCAGCCAGTTGGCCAGCGGGATGTTGTAGTGCGCCGCGGCTTTGCGCAGGCCACCGCCGTGTTCAAGCATGAGCGAATCCAATCACAAAAAGTACAGCCAGCCACAGCCACAGGCTGCGCTGGATCAAGCTGATCGCCCGGCTTAGGTCGGCCGCCACGGGGGCCGGGCCGGCGCCGAGCGGCGGGCGGATTTCCTCCTGACCATGATAAATCGCCGCGCCGCCGAGCAGTACGCCGAGGCTGCCGGCGCCGGCCGACATCACCGGCCCGGCGTTCGGGCTGTCCCAACCCGGCGCCTGAGTTCGCCAGCAGGCCAGCGCGTTGCGCGTGTGGCCGAGCAGGGCGTAGGTCAGGGCCGTCAGGCGGGCGGGAATGAAATTCAAGGCATCGTCAAAGCGCGCGGCAAAGCGGCCGAACAGGTTGAAACGTTCGGTGCGGTAGCCCCACATCGCGTCCAGCGTATTGGCCAGCCGGAACAGCACGGCACCCGGCCCGCCGAGCAGGGCGAACCAGAACAGCGTGGCGAAGATGGCGTCGTTGCCGTTCTCCAGCACCGACTCGACGCCGGCCTTGGCGACGCCGGATTCGTCGAGCCCCGATGTCTCGCGCGAAACGATCCAGCCGACGCGTTGCCGGGCCTCGTCGAGCCGCCCTTCCTGTAGCGGTTTGGCGATGGCCTCGGCGTGCTCGCACAGGCTTTGCGCGCCGATGGCGAAATAGAGCAGCACGACGTCGACGGCAAACGGCGCCAGCGGCCGCAACCAGAAAGCCAGCGCCACCCACGGCCCGACGGCCAGCAACCAGGCCAGCACACCGCCGGCAATTGAACGACGGTTGAGCCGCTTTTCAACGGCCGCCGCCAGATTGCCGAAGCCGACCAGTGGGTGAAAGTGCGATACCTCGCCGAGCACGCGGTCGAGCAAAACGGCGCTCAGCGCGGCCAGCGGCATGGCGTAGGCGTCGAAACCGAGGCTCATTTCGGAAAAACGCCCTTTTCCTGAATATCGGCCTGCAATTCAGCCAATGCCACGGTCAACGGGAAATTTTGCCCAAAATCAGAATCGCCCCACTGCTCGAAATAGACCAGATCGTTGATCGGCAGACGCGGCAGCCAACCGGCCTTTTCGAGTTCCGGCTTGTCGTTGAAATGACTGACGTAACCGATGCACAAATAAGCAATCGGTACGATGTGGTGCGGAATGCCGAGCGCGTCCTGTAGCGCCTTCTCGTGGAAAATGCTCACCCAGCCGACGCCCAGCCCCTCGGCCCGCGCCGCCAGCCACAGGTTTTGCACGGCGCACACGCTGCTGTAAAGGTCCATGGTCGGCATGTGGGTGCGGCCAAGCACCACCGGCCCGCTACGCGAACGGTCGCAGGTGATGCACAGGTTGATCGGCGCTTCGAGAATGCCCTGCAACTTGAGCTTCGAGTAAATCTCGCGCTTCTCGTCAGGGAACATCCGCGCCGCTTCGTTGTTGGCCTCGGCAAAAACGTTATGGACGCGCTGCTTCACCGCCTCCGACTTCACCAGCAAAAAATTCCACGGCTGCATAAAGCCGACCGACGGCGCATGGTGCGCCGCCATCAGCACGCGAGCGAGCAAATCGTCGGGCACCGGCGTCGGCAAAAACTGGCCGCGCACATCGCGCCGGCTGAAAATGGCCTGATACACCGCCGCCCGGTCGGCGTCGGAAAAAGCCTGCGCCTGCGGCGCGGAAAGGTTTTCCATGGAGTCCCCTTCTGGAAAAACAAAGGCCGCCGTCCACGCAGCCCGCAATCATCTCCCGGCCGGTCTTCTGACTTGGAGTCACCCGAACGATGCGCCTTCCCGGCTTTCACCAGTGGCAAATGCATCGCCCGTCATCCTCACAGCGTTGGGCACGTGGCGGAGTCACACCGCCTTCCCGATTCTCCATCTCGGCGCCTTCACAAAATGCCCCCGACTTTGTCGACTACGCCTCGCCGTGCAGATGCACTGTCTTCGGCTCGTCTTCGCGTCAGGGACAATTTGTGAAAGCGCCGCAAACGGCACCGAGAGATATAAAGGGCGAAGGATAGCAGGTGGGGGTGGGGTAAGGCGATGGAGGGCGGTTCAGCCACGCCGCCGTCGGACAAGAAATATGGCAAGTGCTGTAATTCCCGCGCTCAGGAACGTCAAGCCAAAATACGGCAGTCGACGGACGACTCTGGAAAATGACCTATCCTGGTCCAAGGCTTCAAATGAAATGCCGTAATGAAGGCAAACCAAATACGCGATGAGTGTTATCGCCAGCCCAACCACTACAAATGCGTAGCCTGGCATTGCGGAGGCGTAAGTTTCCTTCCCGCGCACCAGCAATGTGATCGGCAGTACTAGGCCAATCAACATGGCGAATCCAACGTAGGTCAGATTGAGTCGGATGGAAATGAGCGCGGTGATGATCGCAATCGGGAAGAAGGTAAGCCGTTCCATTGATGTGGGGCCGATTGATTTTGTCTGGTGCTGGCGCCTTAAGTCTAATGGCATTTAATGCCTCGCGTACGGATTACGCAAGGTCCGGATAGTGCACTAATCCGGGATAATCCCAGCTTTCATTTTTGACACGATCCATGCCCTGTTCTTCCCTGATGGTCCAAGGGACCACCTCCGATGCCGGCAAGACGACGCTGGTTGCTGCGTTGTGCCGCATCCTGCAGCGTCGTGGCGTGCGCGTGGCGCCGTTCAAGCCGCAGAACATGGCGCTCAATTCGGCAGTTACGGTCGATGGTGGCGAGATCGGGCGGGCGCAGGCGTTGCAGGCGCTGGCTTGCGGGCTGGCGCCGCATACCGATTTCAATCCGGTGCTGCTCAAGCCGACGACCGACAAGAAGGCGCAGGTCATCATTCACGGCAAGGTGGCCTTCGACCTCGATGCCAAGGCCTATCACGACTACAAGCCGCGGGCGATGGGGGCGGTGCTCGAATCGTGGGCGCGGCTGACGGCGGCTTACGATTGCGTCGTGGTCGAGGGGGCGGGGTCGCCGGCCGAGATCAATTTGCGCGACCGCGACATTGCCAACATGGGTTTTGCCGAGGCCGTCGATTGCCCGGTGATCATCGTCGCCGACATCGACCGGGGCGGGGTTTTTGCCCACCTCGTCGGTACGCTGGAACTGCTGTCGCCGACCGAGCAGGCGCGGGTCAAGGGTTTCGTCATCAACCGTTTTCGTGGCGACATCGCGCTGCTTGAATCCGGCCTGACCTGGCTGGAAGAGCGCACCGGCAAGCCCGTTCTCGGCGTTCTGCCGTATTTGCACGGCCTCATGCTCGATGCCGAGGATGCCATTGCGACTGCTACGGTCAACGGGAAAAAAGCGGCAAAATTGAAAGTCATCGCGCCGGCTTACCCGCGCGTTTCGAACCACAACGACCTCGACCCGCTACGCCTACATCCGGAAGTCGATTTCCGCTGGATAGCCCCAGGCGAAACGCCGCCGGCGGCCGACCTGATCGTCCTGCCCGGCTCGAAGGCGGTGCGTGCCGACATCGACTGGCTGCGTGAAAAAGGCTGGGCGACGGCCATTCACAAGCATTTGCGTTACGGCGGCAAGGTGGTCGGCCTGTGCGGTGGCTACCAGATGCTGGGCCAGATGATCCACGATCCGCAGGGGCTGGAAGGTCAGGCGGGCAGTACGCCGGGGCTGGGCGTGTTGGGCGTGGAAACGACGCTCGAAGCTGAGAAGCAGCTGCGGAATGTGAGTGGTCACTTGTCTCTGCCGGGATGGCCGGCCATGACCGGTTATGAAATTCACCTCGGCGTGACGCGTGGTGCTGGCCTAGCGCAAAGCGCCGTCGAACTGGCCGACGGTGTCAGCGACGGCGCCATTTCTGCCGACAACCAGGTCTTCGCAACCTATTGTCACGGCGTCTTCGATCACCCGGAAGCGCTGACCGCCTTGCTCGCTTGGGCTGGTATGACGGAAACCGAGCAGGTCGATTTCGCCGCCCGCCGCGAGGCCGACCTCGACCGTCTGGCCGATTCGGTCGAGGCGGCGCTCGACTGGGCAAAGATGGATGCCCTGTTGCCGCGCCACGCAGCGAGCTGATCGCCACTTGCCTCGCCGGGCAGGCGGCCCCGGATTTGCTCTTTAGGTCGCGACCGGACTGTCCGGCGGTACGTCTTCATGTTTGATGCGCGAGAGGGCGACCTGGCGCTGTATTTCGCGGAAATCCTTTTCCCGACCATGCAGCGCATAGAGCGTTCGCGCCGCGCTGAAAGCCTTTTTGGCATCGGGGCTGGCCATCAGTTTCCCGGATTGCAGGTCGGCCAGTTCATGGTCGTCGAGCGAGAGTGCTGCGCGCATGATGTCGAGGCGTGTCGTGGTGTTGAATTCGGTTGCGAGCATGGCCGGGCGCAGGCCGGCGAAGCGGATTTTGCCTTTTTCGACTGAGCTGATGGCCAGCAAGGCGGCAAAACTGGCCTGTTCCATGAGCCCCATTTTTTGCAATTCGGAATCGCGGATGCCGAGCAACACTTTTTCGGCGGTGATCTTGTCGCCGGCGTTGATGTGGCTGCGCGCCGTGGCCAGGCGGTCTTCGGCTGAAATGGCACCGGGCATGGTGTCGTTGGCGATGACATCGGCCATAGCGGCCAGCGCTGTTTCGGTATCGCCGTTGAGCGTCGCGGCCTCGGCCAGCAGACGTTTGCGTAGATAGTTGCGGGGTGTTTTCTTGGCTATTTCGTCGAGGATTTGTTGCGCCTCGGCATGCTCGCCCTGGGCCATGCAGATGCTCGCCTTGAGGTCGCCGGCATCGAAGAAGTGCGGGGTGCTGGCGACTACCCGATCGATTTCCTCACGCGCTTCCTGCAGGCGGTTTTGTTTTTGTAGCGAACGGGCAACGCCGGCTCGGGCCCACGGGAATTCGTAGTTTTCGAGAATGTTGCGGTAGGCGGCTTCGGCTGATTTGACGTCGCCGCTGGCGATAAATATCTCGGCCCGCTGGCGCAGGATTTCAAAGCGGTAGGGCCGCCCGGCTTCGCTGTCGCGCGAGGCTTCCAGAATGGCCAGGGCGTTGGCGTATTCCTGCTGGCGCTTTTCCTTGTAGTAGCCGGCAAAGAACAATTTCTTGGCGACGATGCGTTCGAGACGGAACAGCAGCTTGTCCGGCGAAAATGGCTTGATGATGTAATCGTCAGGAATGAGCTCGACGGCGGAAACGACCTGTTCGTAGGACTGTTCGCCGGTGACCATCATGAAAATGGTTTCGTCGGGCAGCAGGTTGAAGCGCCGCAACTCTTCCAGCAACTGCTGGCCGGAACGCCCCTCGCCCAACATGTAGTCGCAGAGGATGATGTCCGGCATGTTATTGCGGATGCGGAAGATGGCATCCTGATAATTGCTGGCGAACTCGACGGCAAAGGCACCCAGTTGCTGGGCGACGGTACGCAGGGCATCGCGCGCCTGTGACTGGTCGTCGATGACGAGAAATCGCTTTTTGCTGTAGTCGGTCATTATGGCAAGCGAAGTTCGAAGCGGGCGCCGCCCAAGGCGCCATGGTTGCTCAACAACAGGCTGCCCTGGCGTTCGTGACGGTGGTGAAGCCGGGCCAGACGCTCGGCCACCATGAGGCCGGTGCCAGTCGTCGGGGGTAGCGCGGCGAAACCCGGGCCGTCGTCGTCGACCCGCAGGCAAAGCCAGCCATCGTCGGTCGTGGCGCTGACATGCACGGCCTTGCCGGCGAAACGGCCGGCGTTTTGCACGGCGTTGTTGAGCATGTCGGTAACCAGATCGCGGTCGAGCGGCCATTCGTCGAAAACCTGGCAATCGACGCTCAGCGCGATGCCGCGTTCGGCCAGATGTTTCCGCTGGGCGAGCATGACTTCGTCGCAAACGTCGCCGACGATGGTCGGGGTGACCGATGCCGCGGCGTCGTGGCGCATCAGGTGGTAGGCGGTCAGCGTCCGCGACAGCCGGTTGGCGGCCGATTCGATGGCGTAGCGCGCTTCGCCCATTGCGATGCCGTGCGCCGCTTCGCTGGCGGCGATCATCGATTCGGCGATGAATAGCTGGTTCTTGGCGTCATGGATGCCGGAGGCCAGGATATCCAATAGTTTGTGCATGCTTTGTCTCCACTTTTTTAGTGAAGCATAGCGTGTTCAGCCCGTTGAGCGCAGCGTGTAGGCGAAACAAAGGCGCAGCGGGATCGCGGCGGCGGTGAACAGGTTGGTCAGTTCGCTGGTACTCAGGGTGGCCGGCATGACGCTGACCCGGCCGTTGCCGACCTCGAAAACCGGGGTTTCGAGCAGCGAACGGCGGGCGGATTCGAGGGCGCCGATCGTCTCGCCATCGAGGTCGGTGCTGGCCAGCACGAGGAAATGAATGGCCGGGGCCGGAGCGTTGAGCAGCGGATCGTTGTCGGCCGAGCGCGGCAGCGGTGTGCTGCGTACGCGGGTGTCTTCCTCGATGCGCCAGGGCCAGATGTAAAGGCCCGCGGTGTCGTCCGGTCGGCTGATGCGGACGGGCAGGGTGGCGTGCTTGCTGATGACTTCGCACAAGGCGGTGAGGCGGGTGAAGAGGGGCATGGCGTTCTCCTGAACGTGCCGGGTGGCCAGTCAGGCTAGCACAGCGCGGTCTGCTTAGCCGGGCTGTTTGAGGCTCAATGGCAAGCCGGCGGCGACCAGCGTGACCTGCTCGCAAACGGCCGCGACGCGCTGGTTGAGCCGGCCCTGTTCGTCGGCGAACAGGCGCGAGACGGGATGCATCGGGACGATGCCCCAGCCGACTTCGTTGGAGACGAGAATGATGTGGCCGGGCAGCTGGGGCAGCAGGTCGATCAGAGCCGCGGTTTCGTCGCGGAGCAGCGGGCAGTCGATCGCCTCGCCGGCTTCGGCCTGAGTTGCGGCGACGCCGGCAAAGAGCAGGTTGGACAGCCACAGGGTCAGGCAATCGACCAGCACGCAGGTGTCCGGCGCGGCGAGTTCGCGCAGGCGGGTGGCGAGGTGCAGTGTTTCTTCGGTGCACCCCCACTCGGCCGGCCGGCGTTCGCGATGGTGGGCGACGCGGCGGGACATTTCGCCGTCGAGCGCCTGGGCGGTGGCGAGGTAGACGACCTTGAGGCCGCGTTTTTCGG contains:
- the cobD gene encoding threonine-phosphate decarboxylase CobD, which encodes MLEHGGGLRKAAAHYNIPLANWLDLSTGINPAGWPVPALSAEAWQRLPEENDGLEAAAAAYYGNANLLAVAGSQAAIHWLPALLPRAMVACISPIYSEHPQAWQRAGHKVRFLQNAMLPRALAVATPYVLLCNPNNPTADRHPRDIAIDAAHQLKKRGGWLIIDEAFMDPTPEDSLTPLAGTDDAPNLIVLRSIGKFFGLAGARVGFVFAAPDILNRMNEAMGPWTVSGPAREVTRLALQDTTWQGAARPRLIAAGERLHQMLAPLGEVKSTALFATLTSAHSAELHDALARQGILTRHYDQQPLLRFGLPGDEAGWLRLSDALSAWRNI
- the cbiB gene encoding adenosylcobinamide-phosphate synthase CbiB gives rise to the protein MSLGFDAYAMPLAALSAVLLDRVLGEVSHFHPLVGFGNLAAAVEKRLNRRSIAGGVLAWLLAVGPWVALAFWLRPLAPFAVDVVLLYFAIGAQSLCEHAEAIAKPLQEGRLDEARQRVGWIVSRETSGLDESGVAKAGVESVLENGNDAIFATLFWFALLGGPGAVLFRLANTLDAMWGYRTERFNLFGRFAARFDDALNFIPARLTALTYALLGHTRNALACWRTQAPGWDSPNAGPVMSAGAGSLGVLLGGAAIYHGQEEIRPPLGAGPAPVAADLSRAISLIQRSLWLWLAVLFVIGFAHA
- the bluB gene encoding 5,6-dimethylbenzimidazole synthase — its product is MENLSAPQAQAFSDADRAAVYQAIFSRRDVRGQFLPTPVPDDLLARVLMAAHHAPSVGFMQPWNFLLVKSEAVKQRVHNVFAEANNEAARMFPDEKREIYSKLKLQGILEAPINLCITCDRSRSGPVVLGRTHMPTMDLYSSVCAVQNLWLAARAEGLGVGWVSIFHEKALQDALGIPHHIVPIAYLCIGYVSHFNDKPELEKAGWLPRLPINDLVYFEQWGDSDFGQNFPLTVALAELQADIQEKGVFPK
- a CDS encoding cobyric acid synthase; the protein is MPCSSLMVQGTTSDAGKTTLVAALCRILQRRGVRVAPFKPQNMALNSAVTVDGGEIGRAQALQALACGLAPHTDFNPVLLKPTTDKKAQVIIHGKVAFDLDAKAYHDYKPRAMGAVLESWARLTAAYDCVVVEGAGSPAEINLRDRDIANMGFAEAVDCPVIIVADIDRGGVFAHLVGTLELLSPTEQARVKGFVINRFRGDIALLESGLTWLEERTGKPVLGVLPYLHGLMLDAEDAIATATVNGKKAAKLKVIAPAYPRVSNHNDLDPLRLHPEVDFRWIAPGETPPAADLIVLPGSKAVRADIDWLREKGWATAIHKHLRYGGKVVGLCGGYQMLGQMIHDPQGLEGQAGSTPGLGVLGVETTLEAEKQLRNVSGHLSLPGWPAMTGYEIHLGVTRGAGLAQSAVELADGVSDGAISADNQVFATYCHGVFDHPEALTALLAWAGMTETEQVDFAARREADLDRLADSVEAALDWAKMDALLPRHAAS
- a CDS encoding response regulator; protein product: MTDYSKKRFLVIDDQSQARDALRTVAQQLGAFAVEFASNYQDAIFRIRNNMPDIILCDYMLGEGRSGQQLLEELRRFNLLPDETIFMMVTGEQSYEQVVSAVELIPDDYIIKPFSPDKLLFRLERIVAKKLFFAGYYKEKRQQEYANALAILEASRDSEAGRPYRFEILRQRAEIFIASGDVKSAEAAYRNILENYEFPWARAGVARSLQKQNRLQEAREEIDRVVASTPHFFDAGDLKASICMAQGEHAEAQQILDEIAKKTPRNYLRKRLLAEAATLNGDTETALAAMADVIANDTMPGAISAEDRLATARSHINAGDKITAEKVLLGIRDSELQKMGLMEQASFAALLAISSVEKGKIRFAGLRPAMLATEFNTTTRLDIMRAALSLDDHELADLQSGKLMASPDAKKAFSAARTLYALHGREKDFREIQRQVALSRIKHEDVPPDSPVAT